One part of the Paraglaciecola sp. L3A3 genome encodes these proteins:
- a CDS encoding FG-GAP-like repeat-containing protein codes for MRKIFICIFFVFCSFISRQSYSTPITDILFIQNKELGEVAAKSSQEVAVQLEAHIVNLYDIADSDFVYDKNDPEILLKMVDSIYDNGIFKSRASIASTLSKVSELSDTIEKIESIIALKKILGDTVSAVKSAKTMFAIAQDARKIKTRYRVFNNLIAYGTGNRESLYQLKLFLNSMDDVAKSGSYLYETYQFITKVESIEETTNKGVDAIRYLLAQIQSEIAHEMRVNLASDEWAKLVIQDFILKRWKEAGRYNDYIDGAMLTYIRDESCLKLLEFGCKVKAVPSSSVVDERELDLTPLTFHLTPTQVDNEVNKYLIEIPPSLLSDWGADTISSIKFTEMGDEFDFSSESVGHITYLNSEQTPASFTIQLNENNLFYSINAAITFNSGEEYLFYNQTLNYISTPDSVEVLEYPSEVGADSEALFKVKSCGDFLYGPNIWFRNARKDKWFQSYLDVDNSSTDDECYLYTLRASVEEFGAYLWGGEEFEFYISGGTQVSNFYTSVFIDPRDTDNDGMEDLCEDKYFKGLQEKSSDDFDKDNVTNVEECLRGTDPTKYGAEGVSKTEQINNRELDDGTVANRCRLDDIYFSNLELNCSYVTLYEDVTIWGDLSVTSNTFDLNGYRLIVGGQLKLRGSKTNINKGEVTIGGELSLEAGGVYISSGKVTVEDSFIHSSGTLDMSGGTLIVKGDYRIQKADENTASGYTYSDGILRMENPGDYLLVEGDFFMDSRFGGFDTDSSQYRNYYNGDWLTAGVLELKGDFTQLSSAVSHCNSGITKCNYYSEHNFQASGTHKVVLSGTELQHISFSDPSSGSSRFNVLEIKNISQLGVNIDSPTFVVGGLSSTGTPIEGASNINIASLFLIQENEWPYDLSLSGSVSLTKDLAIVGNLIIKGGLDLKEYSLSVDGDVTIDGGSLELTNASFDLSGSILQKGGTVNLGAGSLEIQGDYRIQKTTEIEDEYTFSEGVLRMEDSEGYLLVEGDFFMDSKYGGFDTGSTYNKKYNGDWLTAGVLELKGDFTQLSSAKSHCSSGITDCNYYSEQNFQASGTHKVVLSGTELQSLRFADPSSGSSKFNILDVKNNSEEGVVFESIFVVNELYSADDSFVRNVKIETHSWILSDNQLVKGDLFLNGKELKLNGHTLTVEGDIYHSSGTLDMSGGTLIVKGDYRIQKADENTASGYTYSDGILRMENPGDYLLVEGDFFMDSRFGGFDTDSSQYRNYYNGDWLTAGVLELKGDFTQLSSAVSHCNSGITKCNYYSEHNFQASGTHKVVLSGTELQHISFSDPSSSRFNELEIQNNIDEGVIFLTSLSVGQLFNHNQLSFILNDGGAFPDFDGDGYKDNIDTFPLDVAQYFLDSDKDGIPDLSDPDNDNDGVLDVNDAFPLIAISTYIDTDNDGAPNECGAACVSLGMGADADDDNDGVLDIDDAYPLDPNRFSEVTYVAKNDVDGDGKSDLLWRSDVKGWNFLWAMDGIQTKEASPINVVQDDGWLMAGQGDYDADGKSDIFWRNTVTGLNFIYLMDGFNIKARQVLNYVDAPQWELRGSGDFNADGKGDVLWRRVDRGDTWFYMMDGLSIGTNQPSLWVTDLNYKISAIGDINGDGTDDVIWRHQVTGINYIWIMENGQIANRYTLNAINADWSIAGAGDLDGDGTDDIILRNQVDGRNWVYLMEDGQIKTSQLMSTVADTNWQIANMGDYDGDGKTDILWRDESAGRNIIHLMDGLTIKDKGVLRPTDNTWTLAK; via the coding sequence GTGCGTAAAATTTTTATTTGTATATTTTTTGTATTTTGTTCGTTTATATCGCGCCAGTCATACTCGACTCCTATTACTGATATTTTGTTTATTCAAAATAAGGAATTAGGAGAGGTTGCGGCAAAGAGTAGTCAAGAGGTGGCGGTACAACTAGAAGCACATATAGTGAATTTATATGATATCGCTGATAGTGACTTTGTATACGATAAAAATGATCCTGAAATTTTGTTAAAAATGGTTGACTCTATTTACGATAACGGCATTTTTAAATCAAGAGCAAGTATTGCTTCTACATTATCTAAAGTAAGTGAACTCTCTGATACGATCGAAAAAATTGAATCAATCATTGCTCTTAAAAAGATTTTGGGAGATACCGTTAGTGCTGTTAAAAGTGCTAAAACAATGTTCGCTATTGCTCAAGATGCTAGGAAAATAAAAACTAGATACCGAGTATTCAATAACCTAATAGCTTATGGTACTGGGAATCGAGAATCGCTTTACCAACTCAAATTATTTTTAAATAGTATGGATGATGTGGCGAAAAGTGGTAGTTATCTATATGAAACTTATCAGTTTATAACGAAAGTTGAGTCTATTGAAGAGACCACGAATAAAGGCGTTGACGCTATTCGATACCTGCTAGCTCAAATACAATCTGAAATCGCTCACGAGATGAGAGTTAATCTGGCAAGTGACGAATGGGCCAAATTAGTTATACAAGACTTTATATTAAAACGTTGGAAAGAAGCTGGTAGATATAACGACTACATAGATGGAGCAATGCTGACCTATATACGTGATGAAAGTTGTCTTAAACTTTTGGAATTTGGCTGTAAGGTTAAAGCGGTTCCTTCTAGTTCAGTTGTTGATGAAAGGGAGTTAGATTTAACTCCGTTAACATTTCACTTAACACCAACCCAAGTTGATAATGAAGTGAATAAATACCTTATTGAAATACCACCAAGCCTTCTCTCTGATTGGGGGGCAGATACAATAAGTTCAATAAAATTCACTGAAATGGGTGATGAATTTGATTTTAGTTCTGAGAGCGTGGGGCATATAACTTACCTGAATTCAGAGCAAACTCCGGCTTCTTTTACCATTCAATTGAATGAAAATAATTTATTTTATTCAATTAACGCAGCAATTACTTTTAACTCAGGGGAAGAGTATCTATTTTATAACCAAACATTGAATTATATTTCTACCCCAGACTCAGTTGAAGTACTTGAATATCCGAGTGAAGTAGGAGCTGATAGCGAAGCACTGTTTAAAGTTAAATCATGCGGTGATTTTTTATATGGGCCAAATATTTGGTTTAGAAATGCACGCAAAGACAAGTGGTTTCAATCGTATCTAGATGTAGATAACTCATCAACTGATGACGAGTGTTATTTATACACTTTAAGAGCATCTGTTGAAGAATTTGGTGCATATCTTTGGGGTGGGGAAGAGTTTGAGTTTTATATCAGTGGAGGAACACAGGTTTCTAATTTTTATACGTCGGTTTTTATTGACCCGAGAGATACTGACAATGACGGAATGGAAGACTTATGCGAAGACAAATATTTTAAAGGCTTACAAGAAAAATCATCTGACGATTTCGATAAGGATAATGTAACGAATGTTGAAGAGTGTTTAAGAGGAACAGACCCTACAAAATATGGCGCAGAAGGCGTTTCTAAAACAGAGCAGATTAATAACCGAGAATTAGACGATGGAACTGTCGCCAACCGGTGCCGCTTAGATGATATATATTTTAGTAATCTCGAACTTAATTGTAGCTATGTAACCCTTTACGAAGATGTAACAATTTGGGGTGATTTATCAGTAACGTCAAACACCTTTGATTTAAACGGTTATCGGTTAATTGTAGGAGGTCAACTTAAGTTACGAGGAAGTAAGACCAATATAAATAAAGGAGAGGTCACTATCGGTGGGGAGCTTAGTCTTGAAGCCGGTGGTGTATACATTAGTAGTGGTAAAGTGACTGTGGAAGATAGTTTTATACACTCTTCAGGAACCCTTGATATGTCAGGCGGTACCTTGATTGTTAAAGGTGATTACCGTATTCAAAAGGCTGATGAGAATACAGCGTCTGGCTATACCTATAGTGACGGCATTCTCCGTATGGAAAATCCTGGGGATTACCTGTTAGTAGAAGGCGACTTTTTCATGGACAGCCGGTTTGGTGGATTTGATACTGATAGTAGCCAGTATCGAAACTACTACAATGGCGATTGGTTGACAGCTGGTGTGTTGGAATTAAAAGGTGATTTTACGCAGTTGAGTTCGGCTGTATCACATTGCAATAGCGGTATTACAAAGTGTAATTACTACAGTGAGCATAACTTTCAGGCCAGTGGAACTCATAAGGTTGTATTGTCAGGTACGGAGTTGCAGCATATTAGCTTCTCAGACCCATCTTCAGGTAGTTCTAGGTTTAATGTTTTGGAGATTAAAAACATTAGTCAATTGGGTGTAAATATAGATAGCCCTACTTTTGTCGTCGGAGGATTGTCATCAACAGGCACTCCTATTGAAGGTGCCTCTAACATAAATATCGCAAGCCTTTTTTTAATTCAAGAAAATGAGTGGCCATATGATTTATCTCTATCAGGCTCTGTGAGTTTAACAAAAGACCTCGCTATTGTTGGTAATTTAATCATTAAAGGAGGGTTAGATTTAAAAGAATACTCTTTGTCTGTAGATGGTGATGTAACAATTGATGGCGGGAGTTTGGAATTAACCAATGCGAGTTTTGATCTTTCTGGAAGTATTCTGCAAAAAGGCGGAACAGTAAATTTAGGTGCAGGATCATTAGAAATACAAGGAGACTACCGAATACAAAAAACAACCGAAATTGAGGATGAATATACTTTCAGCGAAGGTGTTCTGCGTATGGAGGATAGCGAAGGGTACCTTTTAGTGGAAGGTGACTTTTTTATGGATAGTAAATATGGTGGTTTCGATACGGGAAGTACGTACAACAAAAAATACAATGGCGATTGGTTGACTGCGGGTGTGTTGGAATTAAAAGGAGACTTTACGCAGTTGAGTTCGGCTAAATCACATTGCAGTAGTGGTATTACAGATTGTAATTACTACAGTGAGCAAAACTTTCAGGCCAGTGGAACTCATAAGGTTGTATTGTCAGGCACTGAATTGCAAAGTCTTCGTTTTGCGGACCCATCTTCAGGTAGCTCTAAGTTTAATATTCTTGATGTTAAAAATAACTCTGAAGAAGGTGTTGTTTTCGAATCAATATTTGTTGTAAATGAGTTATATTCTGCAGACGATTCATTTGTTCGTAATGTAAAAATTGAGACGCATTCATGGATATTAAGTGATAACCAGTTAGTCAAAGGCGATTTGTTTTTAAATGGCAAAGAGTTAAAGCTGAATGGCCATACATTGACCGTCGAAGGTGATATTTACCACTCTTCAGGAACCCTTGATATGTCAGGCGGTACCTTGATTGTTAAAGGTGATTACCGTATTCAAAAGGCTGATGAGAATACAGCGTCTGGCTATACCTATAGTGACGGCATTCTCCGTATGGAAAATCCTGGGGATTACCTGTTAGTAGAAGGCGACTTTTTCATGGACAGCCGGTTTGGTGGATTTGATACTGATAGTAGCCAGTATCGAAACTACTACAATGGCGATTGGTTGACAGCGGGTGTGTTGGAATTAAAAGGTGATTTTACGCAGTTGAGTTCGGCTGTATCACATTGCAATAGCGGTATTACAAAGTGTAATTACTACAGTGAGCATAACTTTCAGGCCAGTGGAACTCATAAGGTTGTATTGTCAGGTACGGAGTTGCAACATATTAGCTTCTCAGACCCATCTAGCTCTAGGTTTAACGAGTTAGAAATTCAAAATAATATTGATGAAGGTGTAATATTTTTAACTTCATTATCTGTGGGACAATTGTTTAATCATAACCAATTATCATTTATTTTAAACGATGGCGGTGCATTCCCTGACTTCGATGGCGATGGCTATAAAGATAATATTGATACATTTCCGTTAGATGTAGCACAATATTTCTTGGACAGTGATAAAGATGGTATACCTGATTTAAGTGATCCAGATAATGATAATGATGGCGTATTAGATGTAAATGATGCATTCCCACTTATAGCTATTAGTACTTATATCGATACCGACAATGATGGTGCTCCAAACGAATGCGGTGCGGCTTGTGTGTCACTTGGAATGGGTGCTGATGCCGACGATGACAACGATGGTGTGTTAGATATTGATGATGCATACCCTCTTGATCCAAATCGCTTTAGTGAGGTGACTTATGTCGCCAAAAACGATGTAGACGGTGACGGTAAATCTGATTTATTGTGGAGGAGTGACGTAAAAGGTTGGAACTTCCTGTGGGCGATGGATGGGATTCAAACCAAAGAAGCAAGCCCAATTAATGTAGTACAAGACGATGGTTGGTTGATGGCTGGTCAGGGCGATTATGATGCTGATGGTAAGTCAGATATTTTCTGGCGTAACACTGTCACTGGTTTGAACTTTATCTACCTGATGGATGGATTTAATATTAAAGCCCGTCAAGTGCTGAACTACGTGGATGCTCCGCAGTGGGAGTTACGTGGCAGTGGTGACTTTAATGCTGACGGTAAAGGCGACGTGTTGTGGCGCCGGGTAGACCGAGGTGATACCTGGTTCTATATGATGGATGGCTTAAGTATAGGTACCAATCAACCGTCATTATGGGTAACCGACTTAAATTACAAGATAAGCGCGATAGGTGATATTAACGGCGATGGCACCGATGATGTGATATGGCGTCATCAAGTCACAGGTATCAACTACATCTGGATAATGGAAAATGGTCAGATAGCAAACCGTTACACCTTAAATGCAATAAATGCAGATTGGAGTATAGCGGGTGCCGGAGACTTAGATGGCGATGGTACGGATGACATTATATTAAGAAACCAAGTAGACGGTCGTAACTGGGTTTATTTAATGGAAGATGGTCAAATCAAAACCAGCCAACTGATGAGTACGGTAGCAGATACCAACTGGCAAATCGCCAACATGGGTGATTATGACGGTGACGGTAAAACCGACATATTGTGGCGTGACGAAAGTGCAGGGCGCAATATCATCCATTTGATGGATGGCTTAACGATTAAAGATAAAGGGGTCTTAAGACCGACTGACAATACTTGGACCTTGGCTAAGTGA
- a CDS encoding PQQ-binding-like beta-propeller repeat protein → MLISKKYKLNTILLLFLLQPFSITHAADGDVKWSYETGSRIVSSPGIASDGKIYIASHDGYLYALNPDGSLLWRYQAGYQPRGAIVVADDGTIHFGTSGGSLFALNANGSLKWSYLIGEQVDAPSIGSDGTLYVEADDDYLYAINSDGTLKWSYETGRIPVESPSIAPDGTIYASSGKNIIALNPDGTLKWSYETGFFVGGSAAIGNDGTIYQGSYDGKLYALDPDGSLKWTYRNADIQHSSPVVATDGTIYIGGQFDDRLTAINPDGTKKWTILTLGGVNYSAALASDGSIYFGSQDGTFYAVNPEDGSTKWTYKTGVGMYSSPAIAPDGTVYVGSSDNSLYAFEGSAGLMNSAWPKFGQNNKNSGSNQSSSGGSSDETIVKNDVDGDGKSDLLWRSDAKGWNFLWAMDGVQTEFASPINVVQDDGWLMAGQGDYDDDGKSDIFWRNTITGQNFIYLMDGLNIKARKVLNYVDAPQWELAGSGDFNGDGKGDVLWRRVDRGDTWFYMMDGLSIGTSQPSLWVTDLNYKIVAIGDINGDGTDDVIWRHQVTGINYIWIMENGQIANRYTLNSINSDWTIAGTGDLDGDGTDDIILRNQVDGRNWVYLMEDGQIKTSQLMSTVADTNWQIANMGDYDGDGKTDILWRDESAGRNIIHLMDGLTIKDKGVLRPTDNTWALAQ, encoded by the coding sequence ATGTTGATTTCTAAAAAATATAAATTAAATACCATATTATTACTTTTTTTGTTGCAGCCGTTTAGTATCACACACGCTGCTGATGGTGATGTTAAGTGGAGTTATGAAACCGGTAGTCGTATTGTTAGCTCTCCAGGTATTGCCTCTGATGGCAAAATTTACATCGCTTCGCACGATGGTTATTTGTATGCTTTAAACCCTGATGGTTCGCTTTTATGGCGTTATCAAGCAGGATATCAGCCTAGGGGGGCAATTGTAGTGGCTGATGATGGCACAATACATTTTGGTACCAGTGGTGGGAGCCTGTTTGCTTTAAACGCAAATGGCTCGTTAAAGTGGTCATATCTAATTGGAGAGCAAGTCGATGCGCCATCAATCGGTAGCGATGGCACTTTATATGTAGAGGCAGATGATGATTATCTATATGCCATTAACTCTGACGGCACATTAAAATGGTCATATGAAACGGGAAGGATCCCTGTTGAATCACCAAGTATTGCCCCTGATGGCACTATATATGCGAGTTCAGGTAAGAACATCATTGCATTGAATCCAGATGGTACGTTGAAGTGGTCTTATGAAACGGGATTTTTTGTAGGAGGGTCAGCGGCAATAGGAAACGATGGTACAATATATCAGGGCTCTTATGATGGCAAACTCTATGCTTTAGATCCAGATGGAAGTCTTAAATGGACCTATAGAAACGCTGATATCCAACATTCTTCCCCTGTCGTAGCAACCGATGGAACAATTTATATTGGAGGGCAATTCGATGATAGGCTAACTGCTATTAATCCAGATGGCACAAAGAAGTGGACTATTTTGACTCTTGGTGGTGTTAACTATTCTGCAGCATTAGCCAGTGACGGCAGCATTTATTTTGGTAGTCAAGACGGTACATTTTATGCTGTAAACCCTGAAGATGGTTCCACTAAGTGGACTTATAAAACAGGTGTAGGAATGTATAGCTCTCCAGCGATAGCCCCTGATGGGACTGTATATGTTGGCTCGTCAGATAATAGTCTTTATGCATTCGAAGGAAGTGCTGGGTTAATGAATAGTGCGTGGCCAAAGTTTGGTCAAAATAATAAAAACTCTGGTTCAAACCAATCTTCATCTGGTGGTTCAAGTGATGAAACTATCGTCAAAAACGACGTAGACGGCGACGGCAAATCTGACCTGTTATGGCGCAGCGATGCTAAAGGTTGGAACTTTTTATGGGCGATGGATGGCGTGCAAACTGAATTCGCAAGCCCAATCAATGTGGTGCAAGACGATGGTTGGTTGATGGCCGGTCAGGGTGATTATGATGATGATGGTAAATCGGATATTTTCTGGCGCAATACCATAACAGGTCAAAACTTTATCTATTTGATGGACGGTTTAAATATCAAAGCCCGTAAAGTGCTGAACTACGTTGATGCCCCGCAGTGGGAGCTTGCCGGCAGTGGTGACTTTAACGGTGATGGTAAAGGCGATGTCTTGTGGCGCAGAGTAGATCGAGGCGATACCTGGTTCTACATGATGGATGGGTTGAGCATTGGTACGAGTCAACCGTCGCTGTGGGTTACAGACTTGAATTACAAGATAGTGGCCATTGGGGATATCAACGGTGATGGCACTGATGATGTGATATGGCGTCATCAAGTCACAGGTATCAACTACATCTGGATAATGGAAAATGGTCAGATAGCAAACCGTTACACCTTAAACTCAATTAACTCAGATTGGACGATAGCCGGGACTGGAGACTTAGACGGTGATGGTACGGATGACATTATCTTAAGAAACCAAGTAGACGGTCGTAACTGGGTTTATTTGATGGAAGATGGTCAAATCAAAACCAGCCAACTGATGAGTACGGTAGCCGATACTAACTGGCAAATTGCCAACATGGGTGATTATGATGGTGACGGTAAAACCGACATATTGTGGCGTGACGAAAGTGCAGGGCGCAATATCATCCATCTGATGGATGGCTTAACGATTAAAGATAAAGGGGTCTTAAGACCCACTGACAATACTTGGGCCTTGGCGCAATAA
- a CDS encoding glycosyltransferase, translating to MKTLLGQNMVPKNIVQYWHKMPLPDDIAKLHKTWLHHNPDASIKLFDHEKASIFIKQEYGQDVLDLYLTAALPAMQSDIFRIAYCLAKGGMYIDMATDCLGAADNLFSYSNQLVVMRKWHGGIWNGLIVCEAGNPVLRKIWDNVLDNLSNKKFDDVWKATGPFSFNKIIDAEYENDLVGKNRDVLIVPQQEISKFFGLVNELEHKKTSHWSDIQKEKSIYKNKPTNIAMHKVQVSDELLGFLNENRVYFSPFGADKVQGRFRAGESLIFTSDVKIEPYTCYINGSFLYSFGSFSFSRSPLAPFVKVGRYCSIGARLSILGIDHPKSRFTTSSITYDRQAIICSQFFADHPELSNFQTNNTEPKNSLGVEIGNDVWVGEDVTIARGVKIGDGAILAAKAMITKDVPPYAIMGGIPAKVIKFRFSDAEIESLLALQWWNYNLKDLINFQSDIPIDEFIDNVKSNIATKDLTLYSPNNITMNELEKFLA from the coding sequence ATGAAGACGTTATTAGGTCAAAATATGGTGCCTAAAAATATAGTTCAATACTGGCATAAAATGCCATTACCAGATGATATTGCCAAGTTACACAAAACTTGGTTACACCATAACCCTGATGCAAGCATTAAACTTTTTGATCACGAAAAAGCCTCTATATTCATCAAACAGGAATATGGTCAAGACGTGCTTGATTTGTACTTAACAGCAGCCCTTCCCGCTATGCAATCTGATATTTTTCGTATTGCTTATTGTCTTGCCAAAGGTGGCATGTATATAGATATGGCGACCGACTGCCTTGGAGCTGCAGACAACCTATTTAGTTACTCAAATCAGCTTGTGGTTATGCGCAAATGGCATGGAGGTATTTGGAACGGTTTAATTGTCTGCGAGGCAGGAAACCCTGTTTTAAGGAAGATTTGGGATAATGTACTAGACAACCTTAGCAATAAAAAATTTGATGATGTTTGGAAAGCTACTGGCCCATTTTCATTTAATAAAATTATTGATGCCGAATATGAGAATGACCTTGTTGGTAAAAATAGAGACGTATTAATAGTACCACAACAAGAGATAAGCAAATTCTTTGGCTTAGTTAATGAACTAGAGCATAAAAAAACATCTCATTGGTCTGACATTCAAAAAGAAAAAAGTATTTATAAGAATAAACCTACAAATATTGCCATGCATAAAGTTCAAGTATCAGACGAGTTACTAGGTTTTCTTAACGAAAATAGAGTCTACTTCTCTCCATTTGGTGCTGATAAGGTACAAGGTAGATTTAGAGCTGGTGAAAGCCTTATATTTACTTCGGACGTAAAAATAGAACCTTACACATGTTATATCAATGGCAGTTTTTTATATTCGTTTGGCTCATTTTCATTTTCTCGTAGTCCATTGGCTCCTTTTGTAAAAGTTGGCAGATATTGTTCAATTGGCGCTAGACTAAGTATTCTAGGCATTGACCACCCAAAATCTAGATTTACCACTTCTTCCATTACCTATGATCGACAGGCCATAATATGCTCACAGTTTTTTGCTGATCATCCAGAACTCAGTAATTTTCAGACTAATAACACTGAACCCAAGAACTCATTAGGTGTCGAAATAGGTAATGACGTATGGGTTGGAGAGGATGTCACCATAGCCAGAGGTGTTAAAATTGGAGATGGTGCAATCTTAGCAGCCAAAGCCATGATAACAAAGGACGTCCCTCCCTACGCTATTATGGGTGGTATTCCAGCCAAGGTAATAAAATTTCGTTTTAGTGATGCTGAAATAGAGAGTTTATTGGCATTACAATGGTGGAATTATAACTTGAAAGATTTAATCAATTTTCAATCAGATATACCAATTGATGAATTTATTGATAATGTAAAATCGAATATTGCTACAAAAGACCTTACGTTATATTCACCTAACAATATTACAATGAATGAGTTAGAAAAGTTTCTAGCTTAA
- a CDS encoding WcbI family polysaccharide biosynthesis putative acetyltransferase — MRIVIVGNCQARPLKEIIEALGNDVTVISTPIVHLLKDEDEQSIDADMIEADIIVTQLIADNYPCKFIQTNKLKQKYPNKIVTILNLFYSGYTPDWMYIRVPGKNTLKGPMGDYHNSTIVDSWLAGRTIHETAERLFDKQYNYDRYNKDVILSMNELSSREENVDVKIVDFIQSNLTSKRLFFTFNHPCLFLLVEYAMRILKKIGYPENLDSSNLQMNEPLSQFIPPLNSGVDFDFPVVKEFKGLEIAAIDGSEITTAGEKFYSPSEIVELYFSIYAENEDVIRSKYGA, encoded by the coding sequence ATGAGAATAGTAATAGTAGGGAACTGCCAAGCGCGGCCTCTTAAGGAAATCATTGAAGCCCTTGGCAATGATGTAACAGTAATTTCTACGCCAATTGTGCATTTATTAAAAGATGAAGATGAACAAAGTATCGATGCGGATATGATCGAAGCTGACATCATTGTCACACAATTAATTGCTGATAATTATCCATGTAAATTTATTCAGACAAATAAATTAAAGCAAAAATACCCAAATAAAATAGTGACTATCTTAAATTTATTTTATTCGGGCTATACACCAGATTGGATGTATATTCGTGTTCCGGGTAAAAACACACTAAAAGGTCCAATGGGCGATTACCATAATAGTACAATAGTAGATAGTTGGCTGGCTGGACGCACTATTCATGAAACAGCTGAACGACTTTTTGATAAACAATATAATTACGATAGATATAATAAAGACGTTATCCTTTCGATGAATGAATTATCATCCCGGGAAGAAAACGTTGATGTGAAAATTGTAGATTTTATCCAGAGTAATCTTACATCAAAAAGGTTGTTTTTCACCTTCAATCATCCGTGCCTATTTTTACTAGTAGAGTACGCTATGCGTATATTAAAAAAAATAGGTTATCCCGAGAACTTGGATAGCAGTAATTTACAGATGAATGAACCCCTTAGTCAATTTATTCCCCCTTTGAATTCAGGTGTAGACTTTGACTTCCCTGTTGTTAAGGAATTTAAAGGACTAGAAATTGCGGCTATCGATGGAAGTGAAATTACTACTGCAGGTGAAAAATTTTATAGTCCTAGTGAAATAGTAGAACTGTATTTTTCTATCTATGCAGAAAATGAAGACGTTATTAGGTCAAAATATGGTGCCTAA